The Desmonostoc muscorum LEGE 12446 genome includes a region encoding these proteins:
- a CDS encoding RNA-guided endonuclease InsQ/TnpB family protein, translating to MLLAYVYKLSPSLKQVQKMERWLHLLRLQYNFRVTERTQAYEQAKAPVMGNYCIIQTQAECCPLTCSVSKGALYGNPWSTKGKKRSPLAQQDANLVDLKKERPWYGEVCYHVLQQMLKQVDAAFVRFFKGLGKYPKTKRRGKFRSFTYPAGDVGFKGKKVRLPGIGWMQFFQSRPFPLGFKIRSTTVRKKADGFYLSVLLMDDTVPNLPAPQQIQAALGVDLGIKKLVSFSNGETIVNPRFYKLVERKRSRLHRAASRKALGSHRRQKTFQRMAKLEQKVTNQREDYQWKIAHNLVKQFDLIVFENLNIQGMMARCKPKQDENSKYLPNGQSAKSGLNKAIADAAWGSLKQKVKVLSERAGVLVHEVNPKFTSQECSACGYVSPTNRDQEKFICEKCSHHADADVDAAKVILKRGLDALGINLDAVSGVPRKQGKSTPKEPVARQGKSTALAVEPGNPQQTICLSGGEIE from the coding sequence ATGCTACTCGCATACGTGTACAAGCTCAGTCCTTCACTTAAACAAGTTCAAAAAATGGAGCGTTGGCTTCATCTGCTTCGCCTCCAATACAACTTTCGAGTTACAGAAAGGACACAAGCATACGAGCAAGCAAAAGCACCTGTAATGGGTAACTACTGTATTATTCAAACTCAAGCTGAGTGTTGTCCACTGACTTGTTCAGTTAGCAAGGGTGCTTTATATGGTAATCCCTGGAGTACCAAAGGTAAAAAACGTAGTCCATTAGCACAACAAGATGCCAATTTGGTAGACCTGAAAAAAGAACGACCTTGGTATGGTGAGGTTTGTTATCACGTTTTACAACAAATGCTTAAGCAGGTGGATGCTGCATTTGTACGTTTTTTTAAAGGCTTAGGTAAATATCCAAAAACAAAACGAAGGGGAAAATTTCGCTCTTTTACCTATCCAGCAGGAGATGTTGGCTTTAAAGGAAAGAAAGTTAGATTACCCGGAATTGGCTGGATGCAATTTTTTCAATCTCGACCCTTTCCACTTGGTTTTAAAATTCGTTCTACCACTGTGCGAAAAAAAGCAGATGGCTTTTATCTTTCTGTTTTATTGATGGATGATACAGTTCCTAATCTTCCAGCACCGCAGCAAATACAAGCAGCGTTAGGAGTAGATTTAGGTATTAAAAAACTTGTATCTTTTAGCAATGGTGAAACTATTGTAAATCCTCGGTTTTACAAACTTGTGGAACGGAAACGATCGCGTCTTCATCGTGCTGCTAGTCGTAAAGCGTTAGGTTCGCATCGTCGTCAAAAAACTTTTCAGCGTATGGCTAAATTAGAACAAAAAGTTACTAATCAAAGAGAAGATTATCAATGGAAGATAGCTCATAACTTAGTCAAGCAATTCGACCTGATTGTATTTGAAAATCTGAACATTCAGGGGATGATGGCACGCTGTAAACCCAAACAAGATGAAAATAGCAAGTATTTACCAAATGGTCAATCTGCAAAATCTGGGCTGAATAAAGCGATCGCTGATGCTGCTTGGGGTTCCCTAAAACAGAAGGTCAAAGTATTGTCCGAAAGGGCTGGCGTTCTGGTGCATGAAGTTAACCCAAAGTTTACCTCCCAAGAATGCAGCGCGTGCGGATATGTCAGCCCCACAAACCGAGATCAAGAAAAGTTTATCTGCGAAAAATGCAGTCATCACGCTGATGCAGACGTTGACGCTGCAAAAGTAATCTTGAAGCGCGGTTTGGATGCACTGGGAATTAATTTAGATGCTGTATCGGGAGTCCCCCGAAAACAGGGTAAAAGTACGCCCAAGGAGCCTGTTGCAAGACAGGGGAAATCAACTGCGTTGGCGGTTGAGCCTGGGAACCCTCAGCAAACAATTTGTTTGAGTGGAGGAGAGATTGAGTAA
- a CDS encoding TIGR04168 family protein yields the protein MTSQKTHSITLKIAVVGDVHDQWEVEDGIALKHLGVDLVLFVGDFGNESVEVVKAIASLDIPKAAVMGNHDAWFTATEWGRKKCPYDRSKEDWVQEQLDLLGSAHVGYGKLDFPAWELTVVGGRPFTWGGPEWKFAEICRERYGITDLEESGDRIVKAVKSAAYQTVIFLGHNGPSGLGDRPEDPCGKDWHPIGGDFGDPDFAEAISQALTAGKTIPLVTFGHMHRTLRHTKKELRKPVFRSPEGTIYLNAATVPRIVENDGEKLRNFSLVSLEAGVITQASLVWVGNDFQVVSEEIFYERSHSVVQPA from the coding sequence ATGACCAGTCAGAAAACTCATTCGATAACCCTCAAAATTGCTGTAGTTGGAGATGTTCACGACCAATGGGAAGTAGAAGATGGCATTGCACTCAAGCATCTGGGTGTTGATTTAGTGCTGTTTGTCGGGGATTTTGGTAACGAGTCGGTGGAAGTGGTGAAAGCGATCGCTTCCCTCGATATTCCCAAAGCAGCAGTCATGGGCAACCACGATGCCTGGTTCACAGCTACGGAATGGGGACGCAAAAAGTGCCCCTACGACCGCTCTAAGGAAGACTGGGTACAGGAACAACTCGATTTATTAGGTTCTGCCCATGTCGGTTACGGTAAATTAGATTTTCCGGCTTGGGAATTAACTGTAGTGGGGGGTCGTCCCTTTACTTGGGGTGGGCCGGAATGGAAATTTGCGGAAATCTGCCGCGAACGTTACGGGATCACAGATTTGGAAGAATCTGGCGATCGCATCGTCAAAGCGGTGAAAAGCGCTGCTTACCAGACGGTTATTTTTCTCGGTCATAACGGGCCTAGTGGGTTAGGCGATCGGCCAGAAGACCCCTGCGGCAAAGACTGGCACCCAATTGGCGGCGACTTTGGCGATCCAGATTTTGCCGAGGCGATTTCTCAGGCTCTGACTGCTGGTAAGACTATTCCCCTGGTGACATTTGGTCACATGCACCGAACTTTACGGCACACCAAGAAAGAACTGCGAAAGCCCGTTTTTAGAAGTCCAGAGGGAACAATTTACTTGAATGCGGCTACTGTGCCCAGGATAGTGGAAAATGACGGCGAGAAGCTGCGTAATTTTTCCTTGGTTTCTTTAGAAGCGGGTGTGATTACCCAAGCCTCCTTGGTGTGGGTGGGGAATGACTTTCAGGTGGTGTCAGAAGAAATTTTCTATGAGCGATCGCATTCAGTAGTGCAACCTGCGTAG